A section of the Pedobacter sp. HDW13 genome encodes:
- a CDS encoding LytTR family DNA-binding domain-containing protein, protein MMRAVLIDDEISNLENLQALLLKHCPQVTIIATAQNVSDGVNAIAKHLPDLVFLDIQMGEQTGFEVLKLLPTRNFEVIFVTAYDQYGIQAVKFAALDYLLKPVDIEELKDAVNKAECKLATQTASQLDFLLQQLKKPETNVSKIALQMQSEIRYVTLSEIVRCEADNTYTHFFLTGNEKILVSKSLKEYADLLRPNGFLRTHQSHLVNPKYVKSWLKEDGGLLLLTSGEKIPISKPNKDTVKKALQQL, encoded by the coding sequence ATGATGAGAGCAGTATTAATAGACGACGAAATTTCAAACTTAGAAAACCTGCAGGCATTGCTACTAAAGCATTGCCCGCAGGTAACCATAATAGCCACAGCTCAAAATGTAAGCGATGGGGTTAATGCCATTGCAAAACATTTACCCGATTTGGTGTTTCTGGATATACAAATGGGCGAACAAACGGGTTTCGAAGTATTAAAGCTGCTCCCAACACGTAATTTTGAAGTTATTTTTGTTACCGCTTACGATCAATATGGTATACAGGCCGTAAAATTTGCGGCGCTCGATTATCTTTTAAAACCTGTTGATATTGAAGAATTGAAGGATGCGGTAAATAAAGCCGAATGCAAACTGGCCACACAAACGGCTTCGCAGCTCGATTTTTTACTGCAACAATTAAAAAAGCCCGAAACCAATGTGAGCAAAATTGCCCTGCAAATGCAAAGCGAAATCAGGTATGTTACCTTATCAGAAATTGTGCGTTGCGAAGCAGACAATACTTATACGCATTTCTTCCTTACGGGCAATGAAAAAATATTGGTTTCTAAATCACTTAAAGAGTATGCAGATTTATTGCGCCCCAATGGTTTTTTAAGAACACACCAAAGCCATTTGGTTAATCCGAAATATGTAAAAAGCTGGTTAAAGGAAGATGGTGGCCTATTGCTCTTAACCTCCGGAGAAAAAATACCCATTTCTAAGCCGAACAAGGATACGGTAAAAAAAGCCTTGCAGCAGCTTTAA